From the Solanum stenotomum isolate F172 chromosome 4, ASM1918654v1, whole genome shotgun sequence genome, one window contains:
- the LOC125861607 gene encoding uncharacterized protein LOC125861607, with the protein MGDHVEEFKRILDYRDELLKTNPGSTCVVRLSEETFEGDRKMFQSFYICFDALKKAFKAGARRCIGFDGCFLKGVSRGQLLVAVCKDGNNQMLPLAWAVVEVENTFTWKWFIKLVRHDLELGDGTELTTITDMQKGLDKAIQDLLPNAEQRMCARHVLANWSKN; encoded by the exons ATGGGTGATCATGTGGAGgagtttaaaagaattttagaTTATAGAGATGAGCTCTTAAAGACTAATCCAGGCAGCACATGTGTGGTGAGACTTAGTGAAGAAACTTTTGAAGGTGACAGAAAAATGTTTCAATCATTTTACATATGCTTTGATGCTTTAAAGAAGGCATTCAAAGCTGGAGCTAGAAGATGTATAGGATTTGATGGTTGCTTCTTGAAAGGTGTTTCTAGAGGTCAATTACTTGTGGCTGTTTGTAAGGATGGGAACAACCAAATGCTACCACTAGCATGGGCAGTTGTTGAGGTTGAAAACACATTCACTTGGAAATGGTTTATCAAGCTTGTAAGACATGATCTTGAGCTAGGAGATGGAACAGAATTGACAACCATTACTGATATGCAGAag GGTCTTGACAAAGCTATTCAAGATCTTCTGCCAAATGCAGAACAAAGAATGTGTGCAAGACATGTTCTAGCCAACTGGTCTAAGAATTAG